GCAGCGCCTCGAGCAGTACGGAACGGTTGATCTGCTTGCGGCTGGAGCCGATGGCCCGCATCAGGCCGATCTCGCGGGTGCGCTGGGCGACCAGCATCGAGAAGGTGTTGACGATCAGGAAGATGCCGACGAGGAGGGCGATCCCGGCGAAGCCGAGCATCGCGTACTTCATGACGTCGAGGAAGGAGCCGACATCTTCACGGCTCGAGTCGGCGGCCTCCTTCGCCGTCTGCAGCTTGTATGTGCCGTCCAGGGTCTTCGCGACGTTCTGCTTGAGCTGCTCGTCGCTGACACCCGCCGCGGCTGTGACGGAGACACCCGTGAACAGGCCTTCCTTCCCGAGCAGTTCACGCTGCGCGGTGGCGGTGTCGAAGTAGACGACCGCCGCGCCCGGGTTGGTGACCTTGAAGGAGGCGATGCCCGTGATCCTGGCGGTGAGGTCGCCGGTGACGGAGATGGTGCGCAGTTCGTCGCCGAGCTTCAGATGGTGCTTCTCGGCGGTGTCGGCGTCGACCATCACCTCGGTGGGGCCGCGCGGTGCGTGGCCGGAGCTGATCTCCATCGCCTTGAGGTCGTTCTGGTTCCAGTTGCCGGCGATCGTCGGGGCACCGTTGCTGGAACCCATGTCCTTGTTCGCGGAGTTGACGACGGTCACGCTCATGCTGGAGACCGAGCCCTCGGCGGACTTGGCGCCTTCGGCCTTCGCCACCTTGTCGACGAGCGAGGCGGGCAGCGACTCGGGCTTGCCGGTACGCGGATTGTCGTCGTCGCCGGAGCCCTTGGGGCTGACCGTGACATCGGAGGCGGTCGCGGCGAAGAGCTTGTCGAACGTCGTGTTCATCGTGTCGGTGAAGACGAGCGTCCCCGACACAAAGGCCACCGACAGCAGCACCGCCACCGCCGAGAGCGCCATCCGCCCCTTGTGCGCGAAGAAGTTGCGCATCGAGGTCTTCCATACGGTCACGACGTCCGCCCGCGCGCGTCGAAGTCCTTCATCCGGTCCAGTACGGCGTCGGCGGTCGGCCGGAACATCTCGTCGACGATCCGGCCGTCGGCGAGGTAGAGGACCCGGTCGGCGTACGAGGCGGCCACCGGGTCGTGCGTGACCATCACGATGGTCTGGCCCAGCTCGTCCACCGAGCGGCGCAGGAAGCCCAGGACCTCGGCGCCCGCGCGGGAGTCGAGGTTTCCGGTCGGCTCGTCGCCGAAGATGATCTGGGGGCGGGCGGCGAGCGCCCTGGCCACCGCGACGCGCTGCTGCTGTCCGCCGGAGAGCTGGGTGGGCCGGTGCTTGAGGCGGTCGGACAGGCCCACCGTCTCCACGACCCGGTTGAGCCAACCGGCGTCCGGCTTGCGGCCGGCAATGTCCATCGGGAGCGTGATGTTCTCCAGGGCGTTGAGCGTCGGCAGCAGGTTGAAGGCCTGGAAGATGAAACCGATCCGGTCCCGGCGCAGCTGCGTGAGCTTCTTGTCCTTGAGCTTGGTGATCTCGGTTTCGTCGAGGTAGATCTCGCCCGAGGTGACGGTGTCGAGGCCGGCCAGGCAGTGCATCAACGTCGACTTGCCGGAGCCCGACGGGCCCATGATCGCGGTGAACTGTCCGCTGGCTATGTCGACGTCGACGTGGTCGAGCGCGACGACGCGGGTCTCCCCCGAGCCGTACGCCTTGACGACCTGACGCCCTCGCGCGGCGACGGCCGTACGCCCTCCGGTGTCCCCATGCGGGGGAATGGTCACAGCCGTTGTCACGGTATGTCTCCTCAATCAGTGATGAGCGGTTGTCGCCGCGTGCGGTTCGAGTCTGTCGGCGGAAGCGGTCCGGCGCGCTGGTGCGCAGCGCAGTCTTGAACCGGGGGTTTTCCCCACCCCCCGGTGGTGCGGGCCTCAGCTGCGCCGTAAGAACAAGCTAAGGAATCGAGCCGCTCCTCCTCGTCGTCCCCCGGGACGAACGCCCCCTGGCTATCAGTAAGGAGGAGCCCCTAGGGGAACTCCACCTCCGGGTGGACCCGCACTCGGTGAGCGTGCACCCTCCCCCTGCGTGAGGCTCAAGTGAGAAGGTGTCCGGGGAAATACGTGCAAGGTGAAAGGATCTAGGGGTGGGCGCCACCGGCGGCAGCACCGACAGCACCGACAGCACCGACAGCACCGACAGCGAGACATCCGGGGCGGCGACCGAGGCCTCCGCCACCCCGCGCGGCCGGGGCCCGGTCGTCGCGGCGCTGATGCTCGGCATGGCGCTCGCCGCGCTCGATGGCACCATCGTCTCCACCGCCGTACCGCAGATCGTCGGCGACCTCGGTGGCTTCTCGGTCTTCTCCTGGCTCTTCTCCGGCTATCTGCTCGCCGTCACGGTGACCCTTCCGGTGTACGGGAAGCTCTCCGACACCTTCGGCCGCAAGCCCGTCCTGATCGCCGGCATCGTCCTCTTCCTCCTCGGCTCACTGCTGTGCGCCGGAGCCTGGAGCATGGCCGCGCTGATCGCCTTCCGGGTGGTGCAGGGGCTGGGCGGCGGGGCTCTCCAGGGCACGGTGCAGACCATCGCCGCCGATCTCTATCCGCTCAAGGAACGCCCCAAGATCCAGGCGAAGTTGTCGACGGTATGGGCGAGTGCCGCGGTGGCCGGACCTGCGATCGGCGGCCTGCTGGCCTCGTACGCCGACTGGCGCTGGATCTTCCTGATCAACCTCCCGGTCGGCGCGGTCGCCCTCTGGCTGGTCGCCCGCCATCTGCGCGAACCGTCCCGTACGGACCCGGCCGCCCGCCCCCGGATCGACTGGCCCGGCGCCCTCGCCATCTTCGGCGCCGGAACCCTCATGCTCACCGCACTCGTCCAGGGCGGCATCGCCTGGCCCTGGCTCTCCGCACCCTCGCTCGCCCTGTTCGGCACCAGCGCGGTCCTCGTCGCCCTTACCGTCGTCATCGAACGCCGGGCCGCGGAGCCGATCATCCCGGGCTGGGTCTGGCGCCGCCGCACCATCGCCGCGGTGAACCTCGCGCTGGGAGCGCTGGGACTCCTGATGGTCGCACCGACGGTCTTCCTCCCCACCTACGCGCAGTCCGTCCTCGGCCTCGGCCCGATCGCGGCGGGCTTCGTGCTCTCGGTGATGACCCTGAGCTGGCCGGTCAGCGCCGCGCTGTCCAATCATGTCTACAACCGCGTCGGCTTCCGGCAGACCGCGATCATCGGTATCTCCCTGGCCGGCTTGATCCTTGCCGCCTTCCCGCTCCTCCCCTACCCGGGCGAGCCCTGGCAGCCGGCCCTGCTCATGCTGCTGCTGGGCGGGGCGCTCGGCCTGTTCCAGCTCCCGCTGATCGTCGGCGTCCAGTCGACGGTCGGCTGGTCGGAACGCGGCACCACCACGGCCTCCGTCCTCTTCTGCCGCCAGGTCGGCCAGAGCATGGGCGCCGCGCTCTTCGGCGCCATCGCCAACACGGTCCTCGCCTCCCGTCTGGGCACCGCGGGCGACCTGGACTCGGTCGCGCACGCCCTGGCTGATCCGTCCTCGCTGACGGCACAGGCGTCGGACCATCTCCGGCGGGCGGTGGACGCGGCGGTGGACTACGTCTACCTGGGCGCGGCAACGGCGGCGGGCCTGGCACTGCTGGTCCTCGTCTTCGTCGCGCCGAGGCGCTTCCCGGTCCTCGCCGACCCCGAATGAGCATCAGGAGCCGCACTTTGTGCGATCTCTGTGAAGTTCCTCCGCCCAGGACGGCCCTCCCTGCCCTTTGCTCATGACGCATGGCTACCGTGGAGCGGAGTGTGGTCATGCACATCGCAGGAAGATGACGAGAACGCGACGGGGGCTGTCAATGGCATGGGACGAGTGGGAGCAGGCCAAGTCCAGTTCGGCGCGGACCCGGCTGAATCAACTGCCGGCCGAAGGCGGCGGCTCGGGTGGCGGGAACAGTGACCTGACCGTCCATGACGACGAGTTGGGCAAGCTCGGCGACATGGCTCGCTCGTTGCGCGAGCAACTGTCGACCGACGGCGATCATGCCCGCGTGGCCACCTTCGAAGCCTCCAACGAGCTCTTCAACGGCGGGCTGGACATGGGTGCGGGCCTCCTCGAGGTGCACGACGCCTGGAGCACCAAGCTGGCCACCCTCAAGGAGGCCTGCGGGCACATTTCCAACCACCTCGACTATTCGAGCTCCACCCACGCGAAGCAGGAGAAAAAGATCGTTCTGGGAATGCAGGGCGCGGACGGCAAGACGATGTCCATCTCGCGCATCTACGACCAGATCAAGTAACGACGAGGGCAACGGGGAAACGGGTAGCTCGACATGGTGACGTGCCAGGAACTGCAGGATCTCAACCTCAGCAAGCTGAACACCGCGGTCACGCAGTGGCAGCAGATGCTCAACAAGCTGGTCACCCTCGCCGACGGGGGTGACGGCGGCATCAACGCCGCCGATCTGGAGCGCAAGGCCAACGCCGCGGACTGGAAGGGTGACAACGCCACCGTCACCAAGCAGTTCACCACCACCACGGCGCGCCAGTTCGACGACATGGTCACCGAGGCCCGCAGCATCCACAAGATCCTTGAAGAGGCCCACGCCAACCTGAAGAAGCACAAGGAAGATCTGAAGACCACGATCGACACGTGGGCCAAGAAGAACGTCTACATCGACGACAAGGGCGGCGCGATGTACTCCGGCCCGCAACGCGAGGTGGAGGGCGGCCCCAAGGAGCAGACCAGCCAGGAAGAGGTCGACCAAGCGGCACGCGAGGTCGGCAGGATCCTGGAGGCGGCGAACGAGACCGACCGGATCGCCGCGCGTGCGCTGCGCAAGCACGCCCAGAGCAAGTACGACTTCGACGAGACGGGCTACAAGGGCCTCAAGGACGCCGACCGGCAGCAGGGCATCGAGGACGCCGACGCGATGGTGAAGCTCGCGTCCAAGGGCGACGGGATGACCGACGACGAGCTGAAGCGCTTCAACGAGATCTCCAAGTACCACCGCGACAATCCCGCCTTCGCCGAGCGGTTCGCGACCAAGCTGGGGCCCGAAGGCACGCTCGAGTTCTGGCGCAGCCTCGCCGACCCGGGCAAGGGGCGTACGCCGGACCCGGACGGCGATCGCGCGAAGATCCTCGCCAAGGTGCAGGACAACCTGGGTATCACCCTCGCCAACGCCACCCGTGCCGACACCCCTGAAATGCAGGCGTGGAAGGACCGGATGATCGAGCTGGGCGACGATCCGATCAAGGCCAGGAGCGGCATCCCCAGCGCACCGTACGGCTTCCAGGTCCTGGGCCCGCTGATGACCGAAGGCAAGTGGGACACGGCCTTCCTCAACAAGTACGGCGAGAAGATGCTCGAGTTCGAGCGCAAGTCCGACGACCCGGTGCTGGGCGGCCCGAAAGAGCTCTGGGAGAACCGCTTCAACCCGGCCCAGCTCTCCTACCCGCCCGGCGGCACCAAGCCGGACAGCGACCCGGTCGCCAACCTGATGGAGGCGCTCGGCCACAACCCGGAAGCCTCCCTGCAGTTCTTCAACGGCTCGTCCGGCCAGGGCGACGACGCGATGAACAACTGGGACTACCTGGTCAACAAGGACGGCGAGGGCGCGCGCGAGTGGCCGACCGACGATGACGGGAAGACGACGGGGTTCAAGAACCTGGGCCACGCACTGGAGTCGGGGACGCTCGGGTACGCCTACGACCAGGACCCTCCGTCCGTCCCGCCGATGAACACCGACGAGGAAAAGGTGGCCCGGGACCAGCGCACCCTGCTCATGGACCAGGTCGTCGACCACTACAAGACGGCCGACACGATCGACAAGCAGGACGGGATCCGCGACAGCCTGGCAAATATGGCGGCCGGCCATATCGACAGCCTCAACTACTCCATGGGCGACTGGGGAGGCACGGGCGAGGCTTCGGGCAGGGACGCATTTTACGGAGCCAAGGCGGGTCATCTCCATGACTTCGGCGAGACGAGCAGCACGAACTTCCTGCGCGCCCTGGCCTCCGACGAGGGTTCGTACGAGACCGTTTCCACGGCCCAGCAGGTGTACGGCGCCAGCTCGATGTCCGCACACGGCGACAACCGCGACGACGCGATGAACGCGGGTCTGAAGAGCGTCAGGATGCACGGGCTTCTGGATGAGGCACGCGCCGAGGCCATCGGCAAGGAATTCGCCGATGACAAGACCCAGAGGAATCTGGAACTCGAAAAGCAGGGCGAGTGGCGCAAATTCGCCGGCGAAGCCGCGGTCGGCGTCGGTGTCGGCGTCGCGACCGCCATGATCGTCCCCACCGGTGGGGCAGCGCTGGTCGCCGTCCCTCTCGCCATCGAGACGATCGGGGGCGCAGCCAACACCCAGATCTCCACGAACACGCTCCAGTGGCTCCAGGACCACGAGTTCGACAACTACGACGATTCGGTCGCGGGCATCGACAAGGCCAAGTACGACGGAAGCAGAAACGCGATGACCCCTCTCCTGAACTACGCAGAGGCACACGGGATAAGCGGGAAGGAATTCGAATCCTGGGCCTCGCAGGCTGAGACCAAGTACAACGACGGCGGCAAAATCGGCGACACTGACGACGCCCGGGGCTGGTGACCATGAAGAGGCATCTCACGCTTGCCGCCGTGGCCGTGCTCCTGCTGGGTGCGGGCGCATGCACGGCCGACAAGGACCAGGCCAAGGGCAAGGACAAGGTCGAGGACGCTGCCCCCGACGACTCCACCTGCAACGAACTCCTGGGCAACGGCGGACTGAAATGGCTCAAGGACCACACGGGGGGCAAGGCACGCCTGAAGGTCCCCGACGATCTGAAGAGCGCGCGTGCGCTGTTCTACCGGCAGGTGGAGAACTGGGGCCCCGAAGATACCGGAGCCCCTACATTCCAGAGGGCCGATGTCTGCTTGGCGAGAACGGACGTCGCGGACGCGAAGAAGCAGCTCGAAATCCGTTACGGGCCCTCCTACTTCACATTCGACACCCCCTTGGACGAGGTTTCCGCAGCCGGCGACAAGGCGATCGAGACACCGGTGAACTCCGACGTCAAGCTGGTTCACGGGAAGGACCGCGACGGCGGGGTCAGCTACCGCGTGTACGTCAAGTGCAAGATCCCCGGCACGCCTGCGAAGCAGGAGAACGAGATTCCTGTCGAAGGCCGGCTGACCGACACGCTCACCGGCGACACCGGCGCCCGGGTCCACCTCACGCACCTGCTGCACTCCGCCAAGGTGGTGGCGGACAGCTTCGGCTGCGAGAACAAGCCCGTCGTCCCGGATGAGCCGCCCGCGTCGGTGGAGTGACACACCCGGCAGCGGAGCCTCAGCCTTCCTTCGCTGCGCGCCCCGGGGTCACGCGAATCCGGACCCGCCCTGCTCTCATGCCGCCATCAGAACGGTCGGCCGGCACTCGCGGCAGCGGTCGTCCGGGTCCTGGGACCGGAAGGCGCGCTCGCAGCCGTCGCAGGTTCGGAGCGGAAGAACTGCCTTGGCGACAGGACCCGGCGGGAGCGGGGGCGGACGAGAGGTGAGTGGGCGGCGCAAGCGGGTGGAGTTCGCGGACGGCAATGCGTACGTCCTCGGCGCGCGGGTCGCAATCCGAGTGCCCCGGGCATAAGGCAGGGACGCCCGCCGGTTCCTGTCGGCAGGTGAGGGAGCGCGGCCACCGGCGGCTCAGCCCCGCCGCTCACCCGGGCCCGGGCAGCGGGGCGGCCGTGCTCCCGCAGGAAGCGCGGCCGGCGCGCTGTCCGGCCGCGCAGGTGCCTCAGTCAGCCGAGATGCCAGAGCGCGGCGCCCGCGAGCACCATCACCAGGCCTGCGAAGGCCATGAACGCCCCCATCAGCCGTTGGTACCACGGCTGAGCCCACATCGAGGGCGACCTGTCCAGCTGCCCCAGCTGCGCCCCGCCCAGCTGGTAGCGCTGCCTGATGTTCTCGGCCCGCCGTGTAGCGATGCCCCGCACATTGAACGCCCAGCTCGCACCGCACCACACGGCGATCAGGCCGCCCAGCACCATGACGGCGATGAACACCGGCGACGGCGCATGCGTCCCGGCCGCCCGAGCGGGGCCGAATCCAGCGTGATCCGCCAGCGTCTCAAGCTTCACTTGATTCCGTTCCCATACTGATTCGTGGACCATTTCACGGGGCGGTAAAATGTGATTTCCGAGCCATTTACCCACCGATTTGCACATCTATCCTCTTACTACTGACCGTCAACGAAGGATCAGATCAAGTCTGATCAGATGACGTCGAGCCCCACGGGATGAACTCCATGAGCCAGCTGGGCAAGTCCTCCGGGTCGGGCCGTTCCGGAGCCGGATGAATCCCGATCCCGAGACTTTTCTCCGTGTCGACACGCCCATCCGACCAACTCAACCATTCTCCAATGAATGAGCCGACATTCCACGCCATGGCCAATGCGGGACGGGCTTGTGGCACGCCGAACCAGAAGCTGCTGATTGCGGCGGCTCGTTCAATGCCATCTTCCAAGGACGGTCTGGAACCCGACGCCAACCCTGCGGATACCGCAAACCCAGAATACGGGTCGCCCGCGAGTAGCGGGGCGCAGTTTCGCAAGATGATTTCCAGCAGCTCATCGGGAACTTTCCGCGCCTGCCGCTCCAGCCTCTCAATCAAGTCTGGAAAGATCTCCGAGCCGACACCCGGACCGCTCGGACGCACCTCAATGTCCTGCAACAGTTCTTGCGATGCACAAGAAGTCGATACCGCCTGAATATAGGCCAATCCGCGGAGCGATTGCCATCTACACATGAGGTCGAGGCGGGAAATCGCGGAATGGCGACCACCGAACCTCACCGGCCATTCGGCGGCTCGCAGCTCCACCCCATAAGACCTCAATTCCGCCGGGACTGGATTCGGGTAGATAAGTCGCTCACCACCGACGCGCGACACAGATTCGTACCCCGGATATCTTCCCGACGTCACGGTGCGCGCCTCCAGTTGGGTGTCTCGCCGTTTGAATACTTGAAGATGTCGGTTTCGGGAATATGGTACGAGTGAATCATACTCGGACCGCGAATAATGACCACAGGATCTCCGTTCGCATCACGAATACTCCTGTCGATGATGATCTCCTTTTGGGTTCTGGTGTCGATGTAGTCAGCCGGCGTGTCCCGCTTGCCCATCAAATATTTTTCCAGCTTGACGTCATCGTCCCCAATCCCGGCCAGGTAATGATTGACCTTGCCTCCCTCAGCTTCCCTGAGCTGGTGGTCAACTCCTTGGAGTACGCGATTGTCGTAGGGAGCGAGACCGAGTGGATCAACCCATGAGTGAGGGTTATGCGTATAGGTGGCGGGGTTGGGGGCGGGGGTGAGGCCGAGAGGATCCGGCGACAGGTACCGCCCGGTTTCCGGGTCGTAGTAGCGGAAGTGGTTGTAATTCAGGCCCGTTTCGGAGTCGGCGTACTGGCCCGGGAAGCGGAGAGGGCAGTCCACGGGCGCCGCGTCCGTCGGGGCGGGGAAGGCCGTGCCCCAGAGGGCTGTGCGGCGTTGCCAGGTCAATTCGCCGTCGGGGCCGATCAGTTCGGCGGGGGTACCTACCGCGTCCGTGATGACGGCGTGGAAGCGGGTGCCGTAGTCGGCCGACGTGTCCTCCGCCAGCTTCGAGAGCAGGGATCCGCCCGGCTCCCGGACCAGGGGCTTGTGGTCGGTCTGGGTGAGGGGGCGATGGCTGCCCGGGGCGTAGTCCCAGGTGGTGACCCTGCCGTCGGGCGCCATCTGCTCCGCCAGGCGGGTGTCGTCCCAGCTGAAGTCCGTGCGCTCGGCGGCCGAGCCGTCGTCCGCCAGGCGCTGCTTGGATATTCGGCGGCCCAGCGGGTCGTACGTGTACCGCCAGCGCTCGCCGCCCGGAGTCACCGCCTCGACCAGGCGGTCCTCGGCATTCCAGGCGTACGTCCAGGAGAGTCGCTGCCCGTTGAGGAGCTTGCGGGTTCTGCGGATCAGGCGGCCCTGCGCGTCATGGTCGTACGAAGTGCGGCCCGCGCGACGGATGAGGGTGCCCTCGAATTCGCGGTCGCCCGGGGCCTCGTGCGCGGGGGCCGTGGCGTGCGCCAGGTTGCCCGCCGCGTCGTAGGCGTATGTCTCGGTCCAGCCGTGCGCCCGTACGCCCGTGACCCGGCCCATGCGGTCGAGGTCGAAACGGCGGGTGCCGGAGGTCAGTTCGCGGATCTCGGTGAGGTAGCCATCCTCGCGGTAGGCGTAGGCGCGGTGCTGGAGGAGCCGGTCCGCGTCCTCCGAGCGCGCCGTCAGGGACTGGGTGGCGAGGCGGTCGGTGACATCCCAGGCCTGGCTGAGGGCGACGACTTCCCCGAGGCGGCGTTCCGTCTCGCGGCCCGCGGCGTCGTGCGTGAAGGTCAGCTCACCCGCGTCGGAGCGGAGTTCCGTCGGGCGGCCTGCCGGGTCGTAGGACCACCCCGAGCTCAGCCCGGACGGAGTGACCCTCAGGGTCCGGCGACCCAGAACGTCGTACGCGTAGCTGGTCGTACGGCCGTTGACGGTTTCCGTGAGCGTACGGCCCAGCACGTCGCGGTCTATGGCGACCTCGGCGTCCGCATTGGCCGTGTGGGTCAGATGGCCCGTCGTGCCGTATGCGTACGTGGTGATGCCGCCCGATTCGGTCCGCTGCTCCGTCACGCGGCCGAGCACGTCCCGGGTGAAGCGCAGCGTCTCGCCCGCGCCATTCGTACGCGACACCAGACCGCCCGCCGCATCATTCGTGTACGTCAGCGTCCGGCCGTTGAAGTCGGTCTCCGCGACCAGACGGCCCGCCTGGTCGTACGTATACGACCAGGTCAGCCCCTGCGGGTTGGTGACCCCCGTCAGCCGCATCTCGGTGTCATAGGCAAAGGCGTACGTCGTGCCGTCCGGGTCGATCCGGGTGGCCGGGACGTCGAAGTGCGTGGCGGTGTGGCGGGTGACATTGCCCGCGGGATCGGTGTGGGAGCGGAGGTTGCCCTCTCCGTCCCAGGTCCAGGACTCCCGGGCGCCGTCCGCGTACTGGCGCCACTTCGGCTTGCCTTCGGTCGTCCAGCCCATGCGGGTGACATGACCCAGCGGGTCGGTCACCTCCATGACCCGGCCGAAGGTGTCCCTGCGCACCTCCGTCACATGCCCGACCTCGTCGGTTACGGCGATCGGCAGTCCGGCCGCGTTCGACGTGACGGTGCGCGTATGGCCCAGGGCGTCGGTGATCGCTGACAGCCGGCCCAACTCGTCGTAGTCGCACCGCGTTTCGGCACCGACGGGGTCGATCGTGCTGAGCAGGTTGCCCAGTTCGTCGTACGTGTGGCGCCAGGTCGCACCGCCGGGCTCGACGACCTCCGTGGGGTGGCCGAGCGTGTTGTACGTGGCTCGGGCAAGGGACTCGTCCGGCAGGGTTACCGCGGTGAGGTTGCCCGCCTCGTCGTATGCGTAGCGCGTCGTGCGGCCCAGCGGATCCGTGACCGAGAGCGGCCTGTCGCCCCTCTCGTGCCACTCGGTGCGCGTCGTGTGGCCGAGCGGGTCGGTCTCCTCGACGACCTGGCCCTCGGAGTTGTGGCGATGCGTGGACCGCCGGCCGAGCGAGTCGGTGTACGTGGTCGTGCGCGACTCGTCGTCGTAGGCGAGGGCCCCGGAAAGGAAGCCGTCGCTGCCCTCGGTGCGCTCGACGCGGCCACGGGCGTCGTAGAAGTACGCGAACGACGTGCCGTTGCGGTCCGTCCAGGAAGTGACCCGGCCCTCCGCGTCGTAGGTGAAACGCAATGGTTCGCCACTGGAGTTGATGATCTCGGTGAGGTTGCCCGCCGCGTCGTACCCGTAGCGCATCACGACCGTACCGCCGCGGTCGTGCAGTGTCGGCTCGTACCGTGACGGGGTCTCGTCGAGCAGGCGCAGGGCGGTGATGCGCGGGCCCTGGGTGTCGACGGCGAGGTAGTAGCCGCCGGAGTGGCGCAGCGCGGTGGGGATGCCGTCGGCAGTGCGTTCGACGTCGATGCGCGCGCCGTTGCGGTCGTGCCAGCTGTCCACGGGGAGGTGGACCGTTCCGAGCGTGTCCGAGGGAACGGGACTGCTGAAGCTTCGTACGACCCCGGAGTCCGGGTCGGTGATGGTCATGACACCGTCGGGCTTGCCGTCCCACTCCAACGGCCACATGGCGCCCTTCGCCGGGAGGACGGGTTCACTCACCCGAGGCACCGGATAGACAAGGCGCATGCCGTCCGCGGCGGCGAACACGACGCCCTCGGCGTCGAGTTGGATGCACTCGTCGAGGTTGGAGACCCAGGTGGGCCCGAAGGACATTCCCCCGCGGTACGTGGACAGGTGGGTGCGCTCAAAAACCAGTGGGAGGCTCGCCGGCAGCGTGAGATCGGTCTGCGTCATCAGCATGGCGCCGGTCGCCACGTCGATCGGTTCCCCGACGCACGGCGTCCTCCTGGCCGGGCGGGCCGCAGGTCCGAGTTCGACCAGGTCGGGCCGCAGAGTCGGCGGCCGCAGCATCAGCGGCACCTCGTTGAATTTCCCGAACAGGCTCCCCTCGACGCCGGCCTTGGCCACACCGCCCCCCGCGCCGAACGCCCCGCCGTAGATCATGCCGTCCTTCGCCGCGGCATTGATCTCGTCCAGGCTGAAGCCCGTCTGCAACCCCGTGGCGATCTTCAGCGGCTGGGCGACGGCGAGGTCGACGGCCACCGACTCCACGCCACCGAAGGCCGCGGCGACCAGCGTGCCCGCGGCGATTTCCGCGACCGTGGCCGTGACGGCGATGCCCAGAGTGCCGGCGAGTTCGAGGACGGCTTCGGCGGCTACGGCCGCGGCGCCCGCCGATATGCCCGCCGTGAACCAGGCGAGCCCGAGGCCTGCCACGATGATGGTGGCGTCGATGGCCAGCTCTGTCCGAAGCTTGTTGATGGCGTCATCGACGGCGCCGGCAAGCTTGTCCAGCACCTCCGCCATCTTGC
This portion of the Streptomyces sp. NBC_01750 genome encodes:
- a CDS encoding DUF6571 family protein, yielding MVTCQELQDLNLSKLNTAVTQWQQMLNKLVTLADGGDGGINAADLERKANAADWKGDNATVTKQFTTTTARQFDDMVTEARSIHKILEEAHANLKKHKEDLKTTIDTWAKKNVYIDDKGGAMYSGPQREVEGGPKEQTSQEEVDQAAREVGRILEAANETDRIAARALRKHAQSKYDFDETGYKGLKDADRQQGIEDADAMVKLASKGDGMTDDELKRFNEISKYHRDNPAFAERFATKLGPEGTLEFWRSLADPGKGRTPDPDGDRAKILAKVQDNLGITLANATRADTPEMQAWKDRMIELGDDPIKARSGIPSAPYGFQVLGPLMTEGKWDTAFLNKYGEKMLEFERKSDDPVLGGPKELWENRFNPAQLSYPPGGTKPDSDPVANLMEALGHNPEASLQFFNGSSGQGDDAMNNWDYLVNKDGEGAREWPTDDDGKTTGFKNLGHALESGTLGYAYDQDPPSVPPMNTDEEKVARDQRTLLMDQVVDHYKTADTIDKQDGIRDSLANMAAGHIDSLNYSMGDWGGTGEASGRDAFYGAKAGHLHDFGETSSTNFLRALASDEGSYETVSTAQQVYGASSMSAHGDNRDDAMNAGLKSVRMHGLLDEARAEAIGKEFADDKTQRNLELEKQGEWRKFAGEAAVGVGVGVATAMIVPTGGAALVAVPLAIETIGGAANTQISTNTLQWLQDHEFDNYDDSVAGIDKAKYDGSRNAMTPLLNYAEAHGISGKEFESWASQAETKYNDGGKIGDTDDARGW
- a CDS encoding RHS repeat-associated core domain-containing protein; translated protein: MNVEDEAKEILLKLGMWWPDADPGALRKAADAWRTFAGAVDDVRTPVNNAATSLIHNNKGEAIDAFEVFWGRYAKGKDAGWLSDMAKAARKMAEVLDKLAGAVDDAINKLRTELAIDATIIVAGLGLAWFTAGISAGAAAVAAEAVLELAGTLGIAVTATVAEIAAGTLVAAAFGGVESVAVDLAVAQPLKIATGLQTGFSLDEINAAAKDGMIYGGAFGAGGGVAKAGVEGSLFGKFNEVPLMLRPPTLRPDLVELGPAARPARRTPCVGEPIDVATGAMLMTQTDLTLPASLPLVFERTHLSTYRGGMSFGPTWVSNLDECIQLDAEGVVFAAADGMRLVYPVPRVSEPVLPAKGAMWPLEWDGKPDGVMTITDPDSGVVRSFSSPVPSDTLGTVHLPVDSWHDRNGARIDVERTADGIPTALRHSGGYYLAVDTQGPRITALRLLDETPSRYEPTLHDRGGTVVMRYGYDAAGNLTEIINSSGEPLRFTYDAEGRVTSWTDRNGTSFAYFYDARGRVERTEGSDGFLSGALAYDDESRTTTYTDSLGRRSTHRHNSEGQVVEETDPLGHTTRTEWHERGDRPLSVTDPLGRTTRYAYDEAGNLTAVTLPDESLARATYNTLGHPTEVVEPGGATWRHTYDELGNLLSTIDPVGAETRCDYDELGRLSAITDALGHTRTVTSNAAGLPIAVTDEVGHVTEVRRDTFGRVMEVTDPLGHVTRMGWTTEGKPKWRQYADGARESWTWDGEGNLRSHTDPAGNVTRHTATHFDVPATRIDPDGTTYAFAYDTEMRLTGVTNPQGLTWSYTYDQAGRLVAETDFNGRTLTYTNDAAGGLVSRTNGAGETLRFTRDVLGRVTEQRTESGGITTYAYGTTGHLTHTANADAEVAIDRDVLGRTLTETVNGRTTSYAYDVLGRRTLRVTPSGLSSGWSYDPAGRPTELRSDAGELTFTHDAAGRETERRLGEVVALSQAWDVTDRLATQSLTARSEDADRLLQHRAYAYREDGYLTEIRELTSGTRRFDLDRMGRVTGVRAHGWTETYAYDAAGNLAHATAPAHEAPGDREFEGTLIRRAGRTSYDHDAQGRLIRRTRKLLNGQRLSWTYAWNAEDRLVEAVTPGGERWRYTYDPLGRRISKQRLADDGSAAERTDFSWDDTRLAEQMAPDGRVTTWDYAPGSHRPLTQTDHKPLVREPGGSLLSKLAEDTSADYGTRFHAVITDAVGTPAELIGPDGELTWQRRTALWGTAFPAPTDAAPVDCPLRFPGQYADSETGLNYNHFRYYDPETGRYLSPDPLGLTPAPNPATYTHNPHSWVDPLGLAPYDNRVLQGVDHQLREAEGGKVNHYLAGIGDDDVKLEKYLMGKRDTPADYIDTRTQKEIIIDRSIRDANGDPVVIIRGPSMIHSYHIPETDIFKYSNGETPNWRRAP
- a CDS encoding MFS transporter, which produces MGATGGSTDSTDSTDSTDSETSGAATEASATPRGRGPVVAALMLGMALAALDGTIVSTAVPQIVGDLGGFSVFSWLFSGYLLAVTVTLPVYGKLSDTFGRKPVLIAGIVLFLLGSLLCAGAWSMAALIAFRVVQGLGGGALQGTVQTIAADLYPLKERPKIQAKLSTVWASAAVAGPAIGGLLASYADWRWIFLINLPVGAVALWLVARHLREPSRTDPAARPRIDWPGALAIFGAGTLMLTALVQGGIAWPWLSAPSLALFGTSAVLVALTVVIERRAAEPIIPGWVWRRRTIAAVNLALGALGLLMVAPTVFLPTYAQSVLGLGPIAAGFVLSVMTLSWPVSAALSNHVYNRVGFRQTAIIGISLAGLILAAFPLLPYPGEPWQPALLMLLLGGALGLFQLPLIVGVQSTVGWSERGTTTASVLFCRQVGQSMGAALFGAIANTVLASRLGTAGDLDSVAHALADPSSLTAQASDHLRRAVDAAVDYVYLGAATAAGLALLVLVFVAPRRFPVLADPE
- a CDS encoding ABC transporter ATP-binding protein, with protein sequence MTTAVTIPPHGDTGGRTAVAARGRQVVKAYGSGETRVVALDHVDVDIASGQFTAIMGPSGSGKSTLMHCLAGLDTVTSGEIYLDETEITKLKDKKLTQLRRDRIGFIFQAFNLLPTLNALENITLPMDIAGRKPDAGWLNRVVETVGLSDRLKHRPTQLSGGQQQRVAVARALAARPQIIFGDEPTGNLDSRAGAEVLGFLRRSVDELGQTIVMVTHDPVAASYADRVLYLADGRIVDEMFRPTADAVLDRMKDFDARGRTS